In Leptodesmis sichuanensis A121, the following are encoded in one genomic region:
- a CDS encoding V4R domain-containing protein, producing the protein MISVADLLTNNRVPGNYFATDVYVRSDLELGLLENRRGDRLLALPETLIQAIYAGLDKETGQAARLVLFNCGRWWGKNFYSRFREELTDYYGQPLADMSMAEFLQCLQQCWITHGWGKFEFDPTYQSRGFLVIQTFNSPFATLAPQGQRPVCHLEAGILSAFFSQLTGKELHCVQTQCESLGADSNRFVLGLTKRVEPAAVMVDQQLTHEAIMDRLCA; encoded by the coding sequence ATGATTTCCGTTGCTGATTTATTGACCAACAACCGGGTTCCCGGAAATTACTTTGCCACCGATGTCTATGTCCGCAGTGATCTCGAACTGGGACTGCTAGAAAATCGGCGGGGCGATCGCTTGCTGGCGCTTCCAGAAACCCTGATTCAAGCCATTTATGCAGGCTTAGATAAAGAAACCGGGCAGGCCGCCCGACTGGTGTTATTCAACTGTGGCCGTTGGTGGGGAAAAAACTTCTACAGTCGCTTTCGGGAAGAACTGACCGATTACTATGGTCAACCTCTGGCAGATATGTCAATGGCGGAGTTTTTGCAGTGTTTGCAACAGTGCTGGATTACCCATGGTTGGGGCAAGTTTGAGTTTGATCCAACCTATCAGTCACGGGGATTCCTGGTGATACAAACCTTTAATTCGCCCTTTGCTACCCTCGCCCCTCAAGGTCAGCGTCCCGTTTGCCACCTGGAAGCAGGAATTCTCAGTGCTTTCTTCAGCCAACTGACAGGCAAAGAGCTTCACTGTGTACAGACCCAATGCGAGTCTTTAGGAGCCGATAGTAATCGATTTGTTTTAGGATTGACCAAACGGGTAGAGCCAGCCGCAGTTATGGTGGACCAGCAATTAACTCATGAGGCCATTATGGATAGGCTGTGTGCCTAG
- a CDS encoding lysophospholipid acyltransferase family protein, with translation MLFGDPLQISRLLLAAFGTRLDNYYLERIPRDGAVLVVSNHRSFMDAPLLMAAMNRPVRFACHHYMGQVPVLREIVDQFGCFPLEVPQQRQQSFFQQAVRLLKARQMVGVFPEGAEPMVQETSPQEMGEFQRGFAHLALRAPIDNFVILPVAIVSQEEIINSVVPLQLLSWFDPSEPLFNQSGWHPMVVYQRVNILIGRPYRITATQQQEYQGKQARSLVAEITETCRTEIRELLTQGCY, from the coding sequence ATGCTGTTTGGCGATCCCCTGCAAATTTCTCGACTGCTCCTGGCGGCGTTTGGCACCCGCCTGGACAACTACTACCTGGAACGCATCCCCAGGGATGGGGCGGTTCTGGTGGTCAGCAATCACCGTAGTTTTATGGATGCGCCGCTGTTGATGGCGGCGATGAATCGGCCAGTGCGCTTTGCCTGTCATCACTATATGGGTCAGGTACCTGTTTTGCGGGAAATTGTAGATCAATTTGGTTGCTTCCCACTGGAGGTGCCCCAACAACGGCAACAAAGTTTTTTTCAACAGGCGGTGCGGTTACTCAAGGCTCGGCAAATGGTGGGAGTATTCCCAGAGGGGGCAGAGCCGATGGTGCAGGAAACTTCCCCGCAGGAGATGGGCGAATTTCAACGGGGTTTTGCTCATCTGGCACTCCGGGCACCGATCGACAACTTTGTCATTCTCCCTGTGGCGATCGTGTCTCAGGAGGAAATTATCAATTCGGTGGTGCCACTCCAACTTCTCAGTTGGTTTGATCCATCGGAACCTCTATTTAATCAATCGGGATGGCATCCAATGGTGGTTTATCAGCGGGTTAATATACTGATTGGTCGTCCCTACCGAATTACTGCCACTCAGCAACAAGAGTATCAAGGCAAGCAAGCGCGATCGCTGGTGGCTGAGATTACGGAAACCTGCCGGACGGAAATTCGTGAATTGTTAACCCAGGGATGCTATTAG
- a CDS encoding nSTAND1 domain-containing NTPase encodes MSRDALVVGISTYQYLPALNAPAQDAEAIASQLETYGDFRVARLPEIVQSDKLRVGVKTPVTLMELEAALVKLFKPKGNNIPHTALFYYSGHGLQKEAGIHEGYLATSDANPAANFFGLSLFWLRRLLQESPVRQRIVLLDCCHSGEILNFLEADPGARSGTDRLFMAASREYESAYESLTGHYSVFTQALLEGLDPRRMPNGTITNYALTDWVSTALKGESQQPLFENSGSEIILTQCQGPLTVINSSVSEEVCPYRGLEPFDETHADYFFGRETLTDQLLDKLKSSQFLAVVGASGSGKSSLVRAGLVHKLQRGQTISGSNHWQTRIITPTDYPFKSLANAFVNPDATPVDHAEQLRRAELLLQEGGSGFSQLIRASLMSEANKHARLVLIIDQFEEVFTLCQGPHAEHERHRFFNCLLTGLREVGDRFSVVIVLRADFFSKCSFYRALSEQMEANLVMVTPLTYEQIKASILKPAEKVGLVCEPNLVYNILLDIVGAPGELPLLQYTLLELWHRRQQDPNGGSSRLTLDAYTELGGVRGTLQKRADELFYSLSLEEQQIAKRIFIALTQLGEGTEDTRRRVLKSELVSPQFSADLVEQVLEKLIRAKLVITNQIAPANGHQERIDQRLANMSTALRLAQVARRKSPALPETPSQKLALTAKRSLLDRGYDVNIARISHNVNLEQFQAVSGRGTESCQETVDIAHEALIRNWSLLRSWLDENREMLRRQRQIERSAREWNAAHQPHSPEYLLHGNRLLDAEDYLNHYPNELSALAQRFISVSQEESRRTRREVRLLQFTIPSALFFALGITFFQYQVALHNQAEKDYQLRVSTSRQWSAIAQSILQEPDGDPNTALLISRLAAERGHTYEAEASLRAALQKLRLQATFNAGEKPLRHLALSPDRNWLATLEQGNTIRLWSLAAQKVKRVLQWHEGEKQGNPPGGEQAGDGGGPKSSPDGGMITFSADGQALVAVAHRADQVKIWSVESGKQQFQLEGFQAPITHVALSPDGKWIAAASEDRTIQVWQMQTGQLQSQFSQPIAPSSLTFSPDSKLLLAASGNRTTLWQVDTRQSRRTLTAASPIQRAAFSADGRWIAMLLQDGKVQVQEVATGQVRQTLAIAPAGQEGILTPAAQLVFSPNGQVLAVNTGKGQLWAWNLESGQQWHIEPPPAKIQISNQGGLGAIAFSPDSRYLVTSQQQQGEDQVIYVATLYDSRTGQEIGTLRGHTAPITAIQFTEDGSLIATSSLDGTVRLWSAEVGGELPSLKMADRPIQWLAFQQQNNASHEPVGSTQSKSVLHGPVLNGIVTVATNGALQRWDLVQPLTISAAINSSIGNARLERAFSPTSVRNNIVRTLNQIRQEVGNLGTELQMHLSSLMRVGVPVSSPIQNSQSLAKANGNYLSNLGAIAATTRQSQVLTNLTDKLLPQSKLASVAFSADGQRLATSDSTGKVAVWQINSDQTLNRIGELQAVQVVAKPVPTQARQQSSGGNAIRYLAFSPDGQMLLGVGVDWTLHLWEVRSGKLLQSLTGHEAFVEQAQFSADGRRIISASWDRTARIWEVESGQLKLTLTHKDGVTSAHFGPDGQQVVTTSLDGTAKVYDSYTGALQVILAGHRGAVLDAAFSPDGQTIATGSTDGIVRLWDASTGVEKATLRPTRPSAQADSIKQISFSPDGHHLVALTSSGQLQLWIASWPGLLEVARDRSLRQLKPEECLRYLRLAPNVCPTLTLNSNVR; translated from the coding sequence ATGTCCAGAGATGCCCTTGTTGTTGGAATTAGTACCTATCAATATCTACCGGCATTAAATGCACCCGCCCAGGATGCCGAGGCGATCGCGTCCCAGTTAGAAACCTATGGGGATTTTCGAGTCGCTCGTTTGCCGGAAATCGTGCAATCTGACAAATTGCGAGTTGGGGTAAAGACTCCCGTTACCCTGATGGAACTGGAAGCCGCCCTGGTGAAATTATTCAAACCCAAAGGCAACAATATTCCTCACACTGCGCTGTTTTATTACTCCGGGCATGGCTTGCAGAAAGAGGCAGGCATCCACGAAGGTTATCTGGCTACCAGTGATGCGAATCCAGCCGCAAATTTCTTTGGCTTATCGCTATTCTGGTTGCGGCGATTGCTGCAAGAAAGCCCGGTTCGCCAGAGAATTGTGTTGCTAGATTGTTGCCATAGCGGTGAGATTCTCAACTTTCTAGAAGCCGACCCAGGGGCACGATCGGGAACCGATCGGCTCTTCATGGCGGCTTCACGCGAATATGAATCAGCCTATGAATCTCTGACAGGCCACTACAGCGTTTTCACCCAGGCTTTGTTGGAGGGTCTGGATCCCCGCCGTATGCCCAACGGGACTATAACCAACTACGCCCTTACCGATTGGGTCAGTACTGCGCTCAAGGGAGAATCTCAGCAACCCCTGTTTGAGAATTCTGGCAGTGAAATCATTCTCACCCAATGCCAGGGGCCACTCACCGTCATTAATAGCAGCGTCTCGGAGGAAGTTTGCCCCTATCGGGGTCTGGAACCATTTGATGAAACTCATGCGGATTACTTTTTTGGCCGGGAAACGCTGACAGATCAGCTATTAGACAAGTTGAAGTCCAGCCAGTTTTTAGCAGTCGTTGGGGCTTCTGGTAGCGGCAAATCTTCTCTGGTACGGGCCGGTTTAGTCCATAAACTGCAACGGGGGCAAACTATTTCGGGCAGTAATCACTGGCAAACTCGCATCATTACGCCGACCGACTATCCGTTTAAAAGTCTGGCAAATGCTTTTGTTAATCCGGATGCCACTCCCGTCGATCACGCTGAGCAGTTGCGCCGAGCAGAACTATTGTTGCAGGAAGGGGGCAGCGGCTTTTCCCAATTGATCCGGGCCAGCCTGATGTCGGAGGCCAACAAACACGCTCGTCTGGTGCTGATTATCGATCAGTTCGAGGAGGTGTTTACCCTGTGCCAGGGACCTCATGCCGAGCATGAACGGCACCGATTTTTCAATTGCCTGCTGACGGGGTTACGGGAAGTGGGCGATCGCTTCAGTGTGGTGATCGTGCTGCGGGCGGACTTTTTCAGCAAATGTTCCTTCTATCGCGCTTTATCGGAGCAGATGGAAGCCAATCTGGTGATGGTAACGCCCCTCACCTATGAGCAAATTAAAGCCTCAATCCTCAAACCTGCTGAAAAGGTCGGGCTGGTGTGTGAACCCAACCTGGTTTACAACATTCTCTTAGATATCGTCGGTGCGCCCGGTGAACTCCCCCTGCTGCAATACACCCTGCTGGAACTCTGGCATCGGCGGCAGCAGGATCCCAATGGCGGTTCCTCCCGCTTAACCCTGGATGCCTACACTGAACTGGGAGGAGTCCGGGGAACCTTGCAAAAACGAGCAGATGAACTCTTTTACAGTCTGAGTTTAGAAGAACAACAGATCGCCAAGCGCATTTTCATCGCTTTGACCCAACTGGGAGAAGGCACAGAAGATACTCGCCGCCGGGTGCTCAAGTCAGAACTCGTCAGCCCCCAATTTTCAGCCGATCTGGTCGAGCAGGTACTGGAAAAACTAATCCGAGCCAAGCTGGTGATTACCAATCAGATTGCACCGGCTAACGGGCATCAAGAACGCATTGATCAACGACTGGCGAATATGTCAACGGCACTGCGTCTGGCTCAGGTTGCTCGTCGTAAGTCACCCGCTTTACCCGAAACGCCCAGCCAGAAGCTGGCTCTTACTGCCAAACGGTCCCTGTTGGACAGAGGGTATGACGTAAACATTGCCCGCATTTCTCACAATGTGAATCTGGAACAGTTTCAGGCTGTATCGGGACGGGGAACTGAATCCTGTCAGGAAACCGTGGACATTGCTCATGAAGCCTTGATCCGTAACTGGTCACTGCTCCGCTCCTGGTTGGATGAAAATCGGGAGATGTTACGCCGACAACGGCAGATTGAACGATCGGCCCGCGAGTGGAATGCCGCCCATCAACCCCACTCGCCGGAATATCTGCTGCACGGAAATCGCCTACTGGACGCGGAAGACTATCTCAACCACTATCCCAATGAATTGTCTGCACTAGCTCAGCGGTTCATTTCTGTCAGTCAGGAGGAGAGCCGTCGTACTCGTCGAGAAGTGCGTTTACTGCAATTCACAATTCCCAGTGCGCTGTTTTTTGCTCTGGGCATTACGTTTTTTCAGTATCAGGTGGCTTTACACAATCAGGCAGAAAAGGACTATCAGTTGCGGGTTTCTACTTCCCGGCAATGGTCTGCGATCGCTCAATCTATCTTGCAGGAACCTGATGGCGATCCCAACACCGCTTTACTCATCAGCCGTCTTGCTGCTGAGCGGGGGCATACCTATGAAGCCGAAGCCAGTCTCCGAGCCGCCCTCCAGAAGCTACGCTTACAAGCAACATTTAATGCAGGAGAAAAGCCGCTCCGCCATCTGGCACTGAGTCCCGATCGCAATTGGCTGGCCACCCTGGAACAGGGGAACACGATTCGTCTGTGGTCGCTGGCGGCTCAGAAAGTGAAACGGGTGTTGCAGTGGCATGAGGGAGAAAAGCAGGGAAATCCTCCGGGAGGTGAGCAGGCAGGCGATGGGGGAGGACCAAAAAGTTCCCCAGATGGAGGCATGATTACTTTTTCGGCAGATGGTCAGGCTTTAGTGGCAGTGGCTCATCGAGCAGATCAGGTCAAAATCTGGTCGGTGGAATCTGGAAAACAGCAATTCCAGTTGGAAGGATTTCAGGCTCCAATTACTCACGTTGCCCTCAGTCCGGATGGTAAGTGGATTGCGGCGGCCAGTGAAGATCGCACGATTCAGGTATGGCAGATGCAGACCGGGCAATTGCAGAGCCAGTTTTCCCAACCGATCGCCCCTTCCAGTTTGACCTTTAGTCCAGATAGTAAATTACTACTGGCCGCCAGTGGTAATCGGACAACCTTGTGGCAGGTCGATACTCGTCAATCCCGCCGCACTCTGACAGCAGCTAGCCCGATTCAGCGGGCAGCTTTTAGTGCCGATGGTCGCTGGATCGCAATGCTTTTACAGGACGGTAAGGTGCAGGTGCAAGAGGTTGCCACAGGTCAGGTGCGGCAGACTCTGGCGATCGCTCCTGCAGGTCAGGAAGGAATTTTAACTCCAGCAGCCCAATTAGTTTTTAGTCCAAATGGTCAGGTGCTGGCAGTTAACACGGGTAAAGGTCAGCTTTGGGCCTGGAATTTAGAGTCTGGCCAGCAGTGGCATATTGAGCCGCCACCTGCCAAAATTCAGATTTCAAATCAGGGAGGTCTGGGTGCGATCGCCTTCAGTCCTGATAGTCGCTACCTGGTGACTTCCCAACAGCAACAGGGTGAGGATCAGGTCATCTATGTAGCTACCCTTTATGACAGCCGGACTGGCCAGGAAATCGGTACTCTACGAGGTCATACAGCCCCCATTACTGCCATTCAATTTACGGAGGATGGTTCTCTGATTGCCACCAGTAGCCTTGATGGCACCGTGCGGCTGTGGTCGGCTGAGGTGGGAGGGGAGCTTCCTTCCCTTAAAATGGCCGATCGCCCAATCCAATGGCTGGCATTTCAACAGCAGAATAATGCCTCCCATGAACCCGTCGGAAGCACTCAGAGCAAGTCAGTGCTGCATGGCCCGGTATTGAATGGAATTGTAACCGTAGCAACGAATGGTGCCTTACAGCGGTGGGATCTGGTTCAACCTCTCACGATTTCTGCTGCCATCAACAGCAGTATCGGGAATGCCAGACTGGAAAGGGCATTTTCTCCCACTTCAGTAAGGAATAACATTGTGCGAACGTTAAACCAGATCAGACAGGAGGTTGGCAACCTGGGCACAGAGTTACAGATGCATTTATCTAGCCTGATGAGAGTTGGTGTTCCCGTGTCTTCTCCTATCCAAAATTCTCAATCTCTGGCCAAGGCTAATGGGAACTACCTGTCTAACTTGGGGGCGATCGCAGCCACAACCAGGCAATCTCAGGTTCTTACCAATCTGACCGATAAGCTTCTGCCTCAGAGTAAATTAGCCAGTGTTGCTTTCAGTGCGGATGGTCAGCGATTGGCAACCTCCGATAGCACGGGTAAGGTTGCAGTTTGGCAGATCAATTCCGATCAAACCCTGAATCGAATTGGAGAATTACAAGCAGTTCAAGTAGTTGCTAAGCCAGTTCCTACCCAAGCTCGACAACAGAGTTCTGGTGGAAATGCCATTCGCTATTTGGCCTTTAGCCCGGATGGTCAGATGCTGCTGGGAGTGGGAGTGGACTGGACTTTGCACTTGTGGGAGGTGCGATCGGGCAAGCTCTTGCAGTCTTTAACGGGACACGAAGCGTTTGTTGAACAAGCCCAATTTAGTGCAGATGGACGGCGGATTATTAGTGCCAGTTGGGATCGAACAGCCCGCATCTGGGAGGTTGAATCTGGTCAACTCAAGCTCACACTAACCCATAAAGATGGAGTCACCAGTGCCCATTTCGGCCCCGATGGGCAACAGGTAGTGACAACCAGCCTGGACGGAACAGCTAAGGTCTATGACTCCTATACAGGAGCTTTGCAAGTGATTCTGGCAGGCCATCGAGGTGCGGTACTGGATGCGGCTTTCAGTCCAGACGGCCAGACAATAGCAACTGGCAGTACCGATGGCATTGTTCGTTTATGGGATGCTTCTACGGGCGTAGAGAAAGCGACTCTCCGACCAACCAGACCCTCTGCACAGGCAGACTCGATTAAGCAAATTTCCTTCAGCCCAGATGGCCATCATCTGGTGGCACTAACGAGTAGCGGTCAATTGCAGTTGTGGATCGCGTCCTGGCCAGGATTGTTGGAAGTAGCTCGAGATCGCAGTTTGCGCCAACTGAAACCAGAAGAGTGCCTGCGCTACCTGCGGCTTGCCCCCAATGTGTGCCCCACCCTCACTCTCAACTCTAACGTTCGGTAA
- a CDS encoding formylglycine-generating enzyme family protein yields MSISEWSISQVELTVMKVDATGHPLEQITQSIQVSHETLADGIAIALVAIPGGDFLMGSPNTEEGWHPSQSPQHMVSVAPFWMARYPITQAQWQAVAQWPKVQQSLTPHPFCFSGANYPAEQISWPEAIEFCARLSARTRRTYRLPTEAEWEYACRATSQTPFYFGETITTDLANYSGVNWEYNGKICNKGFYGQGPEGCDRRQTTAVGSLGTANLFGLMDMHGNVREWCADCWHDHYQGAPVDGSAWITGGNCRQRVLRGGSWNGGPRTCRSAFRSRADIDSRLYDIGFRVVCEG; encoded by the coding sequence ATGTCTATTTCCGAGTGGTCAATCTCCCAGGTGGAACTTACAGTCATGAAAGTGGATGCCACAGGACATCCCCTAGAGCAAATTACTCAATCTATTCAAGTTAGTCATGAAACCCTGGCAGATGGAATCGCGATCGCCTTAGTCGCAATCCCTGGTGGGGACTTTCTCATGGGATCCCCCAATACGGAAGAAGGATGGCATCCCAGCCAGAGTCCTCAACACATGGTTTCTGTGGCTCCCTTCTGGATGGCTCGCTATCCCATTACTCAGGCCCAATGGCAGGCGGTTGCTCAGTGGCCGAAAGTGCAACAGTCACTCACGCCCCATCCTTTTTGTTTTTCAGGAGCAAACTACCCAGCAGAACAAATTTCCTGGCCAGAGGCGATCGAATTTTGTGCCCGGTTATCGGCCCGCACCAGACGTACATACCGCTTACCGACAGAAGCCGAATGGGAATATGCCTGCCGTGCTACTAGCCAGACACCCTTTTATTTTGGCGAAACTATCACCACCGACCTGGCGAATTACTCTGGAGTGAACTGGGAATACAACGGCAAAATTTGCAACAAGGGGTTTTATGGTCAGGGGCCGGAGGGGTGCGATCGTCGCCAAACAACGGCAGTGGGTAGCTTAGGAACGGCCAATTTATTTGGCTTGATGGATATGCATGGCAACGTGCGGGAGTGGTGCGCAGATTGCTGGCACGATCACTATCAAGGTGCTCCCGTGGATGGCAGCGCCTGGATTACGGGTGGGAACTGCCGACAGCGAGTCTTGCGAGGCGGCTCCTGGAATGGTGGCCCCAGAACTTGTCGTTCCGCCTTTCGCAGTCGAGCCGATATCGACAGTCGGCTTTACGATATTGGCTTCCGCGTCGTTTGTGAAGGTTAA
- a CDS encoding DUF2470 domain-containing protein: MADPITPQVSDRICKHMNEDHADAVALYARVYGDTPAATQAEMQSIDPEGMTLMVQVDGTATPVRIQFDHVLQDSEDAHQTLIAMVKQARQQPQK; the protein is encoded by the coding sequence ATGGCTGATCCAATTACTCCTCAAGTGAGCGATCGCATTTGCAAGCACATGAATGAAGATCATGCGGATGCCGTTGCCCTATATGCCAGGGTTTATGGCGATACACCTGCTGCAACTCAGGCCGAAATGCAATCCATTGACCCAGAAGGCATGACGTTGATGGTTCAAGTCGATGGTACAGCCACTCCGGTTCGCATTCAGTTTGATCATGTGCTGCAAGATTCTGAAGATGCTCATCAAACGCTAATCGCAATGGTAAAACAGGCAAGACAGCAGCCGCAGAAATAA
- a CDS encoding globin family protein, whose product MHPHIEALFDDAESRYLKPEELNILSQYVESLPARLSAYRTLRDCELTVMQQVADQLQVELAQEKIEHLERALKNALLTLRYCAMGMLLNDESFVQERLMGWFSGTMRFYNSKAINTVLYRLLNQHLREVLGPQPMQVLTPYLTLAQTLLYEQSAEPTSTK is encoded by the coding sequence ATGCATCCACACATTGAAGCCCTTTTTGATGACGCTGAAAGCCGGTATCTAAAACCGGAAGAACTGAATATTCTCAGTCAGTACGTAGAATCTTTACCTGCTCGCTTAAGCGCCTATCGCACTCTGCGGGATTGCGAATTAACCGTCATGCAGCAGGTTGCAGATCAATTGCAAGTTGAATTAGCTCAGGAGAAGATTGAACACCTGGAACGGGCCTTGAAAAATGCGCTGCTCACCCTGCGATATTGCGCGATGGGTATGCTGCTGAACGATGAGTCCTTTGTGCAAGAACGACTGATGGGTTGGTTCAGTGGAACAATGCGGTTTTACAATAGCAAAGCTATCAATACCGTGCTGTACCGTCTGCTTAACCAGCACTTGAGGGAAGTTTTAGGGCCACAACCGATGCAGGTACTTACTCCCTACCTGACTCTAGCCCAAACTCTGCTATACGAGCAGAGTGCCGAACCAACCTCCACGAAATAG
- a CDS encoding V4R domain-containing protein yields MVTATPQPNSAKLKNPKKHNHYGFRDFFQFDPEKGTLTDWNGSHNLLTTEDFIIGLVEGLEEEVGDASAAIMYTIGCDWGQKDAFFFEKWFEKEFDRNIRQTNLMFLLETWWWPFTSQGWGRWEVDMGDRKQGFMFINVFDSAVARTLGDVGKPVCYLYAGLFAGFFTEMVRKQLSCIEIQCYSMGETYCKFLLGSQERIDAAAFWMNEGATARDIEKRLRSGEMLQ; encoded by the coding sequence ATGGTAACTGCAACTCCCCAGCCAAATTCGGCCAAATTGAAGAATCCGAAGAAGCATAATCACTACGGTTTTCGGGATTTCTTCCAGTTTGATCCTGAGAAAGGCACCCTGACGGACTGGAATGGCAGCCACAATCTGCTAACCACAGAGGACTTTATTATTGGTCTGGTTGAGGGATTAGAAGAAGAAGTAGGGGATGCCTCCGCTGCCATCATGTACACCATTGGTTGCGATTGGGGCCAAAAAGATGCGTTCTTCTTCGAAAAGTGGTTTGAGAAAGAATTCGATCGCAACATTCGTCAGACTAACCTGATGTTTTTACTAGAAACCTGGTGGTGGCCCTTCACCTCTCAGGGGTGGGGCCGCTGGGAAGTGGATATGGGCGATCGCAAGCAAGGCTTCATGTTCATTAATGTCTTTGACTCTGCCGTAGCCCGGACGCTGGGGGATGTCGGTAAACCGGTTTGCTACCTCTATGCCGGATTGTTTGCTGGGTTCTTCACCGAAATGGTGAGAAAACAACTGAGTTGCATCGAAATCCAGTGTTACAGCATGGGGGAAACCTACTGCAAATTTTTGCTGGGCAGCCAGGAACGGATTGATGCCGCAGCCTTCTGGATGAATGAAGGAGCAACAGCTCGGGACATCGAAAAACGGTTACGTAGCGGGGAAATGTTGCAATGA
- a CDS encoding ABC transporter permease, with amino-acid sequence MTTLLAQRNWQRFWHSSAGKIGLVLAIVLLLLALLAPILRPYDPTTDRDYLARLAAPSLQHWFGTDGLGRDIFTLVWYGIRTSLLVSGVSVGLGLVVGVILGLLAGYGRGISEGVINWFTDILLAFPSILLAIAIVTVTGPSLQSAMIAIGIVQIPIYIRLTRSMVLSLKEQEFVQAVRALGATPPRILWHHILPASLAPLIVQTSLSIGTATLEAAGLGFLGLGAQPPTPELGTMVADAFKAGYSLSAPWTILFPGLLITLIVLAFNLLGDGLRDSFDPRSER; translated from the coding sequence ATGACTACTTTATTAGCTCAACGAAATTGGCAACGCTTCTGGCATTCCTCGGCGGGAAAAATTGGGCTAGTGCTGGCGATCGTCCTGCTCTTGCTGGCGCTGCTGGCCCCGATTCTGCGTCCCTATGATCCCACCACCGATCGAGATTACCTGGCTCGGCTGGCTGCTCCCAGTTTGCAGCACTGGTTTGGCACGGATGGGTTGGGACGGGATATTTTCACCCTGGTCTGGTACGGGATTCGCACTTCATTATTGGTGAGTGGTGTTTCTGTAGGACTGGGACTGGTTGTTGGAGTCATCCTGGGTCTGCTGGCAGGCTACGGACGGGGAATCAGTGAGGGCGTGATTAACTGGTTCACCGACATTCTTCTGGCCTTTCCCTCAATTCTATTGGCGATCGCGATCGTCACCGTCACTGGCCCCAGTTTGCAAAGTGCCATGATTGCGATTGGGATTGTGCAAATTCCCATCTACATTCGCCTCACGCGATCGATGGTGCTGTCCTTAAAAGAGCAGGAGTTTGTGCAGGCCGTCCGGGCACTGGGAGCCACGCCTCCCCGCATTCTCTGGCACCACATCCTGCCAGCCAGTCTTGCCCCTCTGATTGTGCAAACCAGCCTGTCGATCGGAACCGCTACCCTGGAAGCCGCAGGACTGGGATTTTTAGGCTTGGGTGCCCAGCCTCCCACTCCGGAACTGGGAACGATGGTTGCAGATGCCTTTAAAGCAGGCTATTCTCTCTCCGCTCCGTGGACAATTCTGTTTCCTGGTCTGTTGATCACCCTCATCGTGTTGGCATTCAATCTTCTGGGCGATGGTTTACGAGACAGTTTCGACCCTCGCTCCGAGCGGTAA
- a CDS encoding alpha/beta fold hydrolase yields MIETGPCFLTPRLLQPDYPLFVFLPGMDGTGQLLRSQTTGLEAGFDVRCLAIPPTDLTSWEELTAQVVELIHQELRDLPGRAVYLCGESFGGCLAMKVALHSPHLFSRIILVNPASSFRRWPLMSWGGAITSRLPEPLYRLTSMGLLLWLANLDRVAPGDRQALWQAIQSVPQETSAWRLSLLNEFTISAAQLRQITQPVLLLASAADRLLPSVSEAQDLAEHLPDVQLVVLPDSGHACLLEAEINLYQIMQKWNFLQPALVATSQD; encoded by the coding sequence ATGATTGAGACTGGTCCTTGTTTTTTAACGCCCAGGTTATTGCAACCTGACTATCCGTTGTTTGTGTTTTTACCGGGAATGGATGGTACAGGGCAGTTACTGCGATCGCAAACCACGGGCTTAGAAGCTGGATTTGATGTTCGCTGTCTGGCAATTCCGCCAACTGATTTAACAAGCTGGGAGGAGTTAACAGCGCAGGTCGTTGAACTGATCCACCAGGAACTGCGGGATTTGCCTGGGCGAGCAGTTTATCTCTGCGGAGAGTCTTTTGGTGGCTGTCTGGCCATGAAAGTAGCGCTTCATTCTCCTCACCTGTTTAGCCGAATTATTTTAGTGAATCCAGCTTCCTCTTTTCGTCGCTGGCCTTTAATGAGTTGGGGGGGAGCGATTACCAGTCGATTACCGGAACCGTTGTATCGATTAACCTCAATGGGATTGCTACTCTGGTTAGCCAATCTGGATCGCGTTGCTCCCGGCGATCGTCAGGCTCTCTGGCAGGCGATACAATCAGTTCCCCAGGAGACATCAGCATGGCGGCTCTCGTTGTTGAATGAATTTACTATTTCAGCCGCTCAGCTCCGGCAAATTACTCAACCCGTGTTGCTGCTGGCCAGTGCAGCAGATCGCTTGCTGCCCTCAGTTTCAGAAGCACAAGATTTGGCTGAACATTTACCAGATGTTCAGTTGGTGGTTCTGCCGGATAGTGGTCACGCTTGCTTATTGGAAGCGGAGATCAACTTGTATCAGATCATGCAGAAATGGAATTTTCTCCAGCCAGCTTTAGTAGCTACTTCGCAAGACTAA